The Aspergillus chevalieri M1 DNA, chromosome 5, nearly complete sequence genome includes a region encoding these proteins:
- a CDS encoding snoRNA-binding rRNA-processing protein PWP2 (BUSCO:EOG09260E2O;~COG:A;~EggNog:ENOG410PGWJ;~InterPro:IPR027145,IPR036322,IPR015943,IPR001680, IPR007148,IPR019775,IPR020472,IPR011044,IPR017986;~PFAM:PF04003,PF00400;~go_function: GO:0005515 - protein binding [Evidence IEA]) produces the protein MKTDFKFSNLLGTVYRKGNLLFTPDGTCLLSPVGNRVTVFDLVHNTSYTLPFAHRTNIDRLDLSPKGNLLLSVDENGRAILTNLYRRIVIHHFSFKGRVAALKFSPSGRFFAVGVGRRLQFWHTPSTPGTDTNGELEFAPFVLHRDLAGHFDAIEHLEWSSDSRFVLTASKDLTARIWSLDPEEGFEPTTLAGHRQGVKGVYFSADQEAIYTVSQDGALFRWEYVAKKDPETMEDISDARWRIVKKDYFMQQDAKVNCATFHAATGLLIVGFSNGLFGLYDLPDFNPIHLLSVSQSNIDYVTINKSGEWLALGSSKHGQLLVWEWQSESYILKQQGHLDSMNAIAYSPDSQKIVTASDDGKIKVWDVKSGFCIVTFTEHTSGVTACEFAKKGSVLYTSSLDGSVRAWDLIRYRNFRTFTAPSRLSFSSLAVDPSGEVVCAGSPDSFDIHVWSVQTGQLLDQLSGHEGPIVSLAFAADGSHLVSGSWDRTVRIWSIFGRSQTSEPLQLMSDVLSVAFRPDGKQVAASTLDGQLSFWSVEDAVQQGGVDGRRDVSGGRKVSDRRTAATAEGTKSFNRITYSADGSCILAGGNSKYICLYDVRTGSLVKKFTVSINTSLDGTQEFLNSRDLTEAGPRGLIDEAGEASDLEDRIDRALPGAKRGDAGARRTRPEVRVTSVDFAPTGRAFCAASTEGLLIYSLDTEFIFDPFDLDIDITPSTILSTLENAKKASKADIADDDATFLKALVMAFRLNESKLIRAVYEGIPPSEIPHVVRSLPTVYLPRLLRFVAYAAEETPHLEFNLLWFESILSSHGRYLKDNSGTFAQELRAVQRAIDDIRDNLKKLTERNAYNLKYLLSQPVLAKKKPSAPLLSQIEDGNDVNGNDENMADADEDDGEDEWIGLE, from the exons ATGAAGACGGATTTCAAG TTCTCCAACCTTCTGGGGACGGTCTATCGCAAAGGCAACCTACTTTTTACTCCCGATGGAACCTGTCTGCTGTCGCCGGTAGGCAATCGGGTCACGGTTTTTGACCTGGTGCA CAACACCTCCTATACCCTCCCGTTTGCGCATCGCACCAACATCGACCGGTTGGACCTATCGCCCAAGGGCAATTTATTGCTTTCCGTCGACGAGAATGGCCGTGCGATTTTGACAAATTTATACCGCAGAATTGTGATCCATCACTTCTCCTTTAAGGGACGTGTGGCCGCCCTCAAATTCTCTCCGTCGGGGCGATTTTTCGCAGTTGGTGTAGGGAGACGATTGCAATTCTGGCACACCCCGTCGACACCGGGAACGGACACCAACGGCGAGCTCGAATTCGCACCCTTTGTGCTTCACCGAGATCTGGCAGGTCATTTTGATGCTATTGAGCATCTCGAGTGGTCCAGCGATTCTCGCTTCGTGCTCACGGCCTCCAAGGATTTGACCGCACGGATATGGAGCTTGGATCCGGAGGAGGGTTTTGAGCCTACGACTTTGGCAGGACACCGGCAGGGTGTCAAGGGTGTATACTTCTCGGCTGACCAAGAAGCA ATCTACACCGTTAGCCAAGATGGTGCCTTGTTCAGGTGGGAATATGTCGCAAAGAAGGATCCGGAGACCATGGAAGACATTTCAGACGCCCGGTGGAGAATCGTCAAGAAGGACTATTTCATGCAGCAGGATGCCAAGGTGAACTGCGCTACATTCCATGCGGCTACCGGTCTCTTGATCGTGGGTTTCTCCAATGGCCTGTTTGGCCTCTACGACCTACCCGATTTCAACCCGATTCATCTCCTGAGTGTCTCTCAGAGTAATATCGACTATGTCACGATCAATAAGTCTGGAGAGTGGCTGGCGCTTGGTTCATCGAAGCATGGCCAGTTGCTTGTGTGGGAATGGCAATCGGAGTCGTACATCCTCAAGCAGCAGGGGCACTTGGACTCGATGAATGCGATTGCGTACTCCCCTGATAGCCAAAAGATTGTTACCGCTTCTGACGACGGAAAGATCAAGGTTTGGGACGTCAAGTCCGGCTTCTGCATTGTGACTTTCACAGAGCATACCAGTGGGGTGACTGCGTGCGAGTTCGCCAAGAAGGGTAGTGTGTTATATACCTCGTCCTTAGACGGCTCTGTACGTGCATGGGACCTTATTCGTTACCGTAACTTCCGAACCTTCACGGCACCGTCTCGACTGTCCTTCTCGTCGCTCGCGGTTGACCCCAGCGGCGAAGTTGTTTGCGCTGGCTCTCCAGATTCATTCGACATTCATGTGTGGTCAGTTCAGACTGGACAGTTGCTGGATCAGCTGTCGGGCCATGAAGGACCCATTGTCAGCCTTGCCTTTGCTGCCGATGGAAGTCACCTAGTCAGTGGTAGCTGGGACCGCACTGTTCGGATATGGAGCATTTTCGGTCGATCTCAGACCAGCGAGCCTCTGCAGCTCATGTCTGACGTTCTGAGTGTCGCATTTCGACCGGATGGAAAACAGGTGGCCGCGTCTACCTTGGACGGCCAGTTGTCTTTCTGGTCTGTGGAAGACGCAGTCCAGCAGGGTGGTGTTGACGGACGTCGCGATGTCTCCGGAGGACGTAAGGTGTCTGATCGCCGGACCGCAGCCACCGCGGAAGGAACCAAGTCTTTCAACCGAATCACATACAGCGCCGACGGCAGCTGTATTCTGGCCGGAGGAAACAGCAAATATATCTGTTTATACGACGTGAGGACCGGTTCTTTGGTCAAGAAGTTCACCGTTTCCATCAACACTTCTCTTGACGGTACCCAGGAATTCCTCAACAGTCGTGACTTGACTGAAGCGGGTCCCCGGGGTCTCATTGACGAGGCAGGCGAAGCATCCGATCTGGAAGACCGCATTGACCGTGCCCTTCCTGGCGCCAAACGTGGTGACGCAGGTGCCCGTCGGACTCGTCCCGAAGTGCGTGTCACATCCGTCGACTTTGCGCCCACTGGTCGTGCATTCTGTGCAGCTTCCACAGAGGGTCTTCTCATCTACAGCTTGGATACAGAATTCATCTTCGATCCCTTCGACCTCGATATCGACATTACACCATCTACCATTCTCTCCACTCTCGAGAACGCCAAGAAGGCATCCAAGGCCGACATCGCTGATGACGATGCTACGTTCCTGAAAGCACTGGTCATGGCATTCCGTCTCAACGAGTCGAAACTCATCCGTGCCGTCTATGAAGGAATTCCCCCATCCGAAATTCCCCATGTCGTTCGTTCCTTGCCCACCGTCTACCTCCCCCGTCTCCTACGTTTTGTTGCCTATGCTGCTGAAGAGACACCTCATCTCGAATTCAACCTTCTCTGGTTCGAGTCTATACTGAGCAGCCATGGTCGGTACCTCAAGGATAACTCGGGCACATTTGCCCAGGAGCTCCGTGCCGTTCAGCGTGCTATCGATGACATCCGCGACAACCTGAAGAAATTGACAGAGCGAAACGCTTACAACCTCAAGTATCTTCTCTCGCAGCCCGTGCTTGCGAAAAAGAAGCCCAGCGCTCCTCTCCTTTCACAAATCGAGGACGGAAACGATGTTAACGGAAATGATGAAAACATGGCTGATgccgacgaggacgacggtGAAGATGAATGGATCGGGCTCGAGTAA
- the aspC gene encoding septin CDC12 (COG:D;~EggNog:ENOG410PGZ3;~InterPro:IPR030379,IPR027417,IPR016491;~PFAM:PF00735,PF01926;~go_function: GO:0005525 - GTP binding [Evidence IEA]), whose product MAPTTETASPIGIANLPNQRHKIVAKRGAAFTIMVAGESGLGKTTFINTLFSTTIKNYADHKRRHQKQIDRTVEIEITKAELEEKFFKVRLTVIDTPGFGDYVNNRDSWQPIIEFLDDQHESYMLQEQQPRRTDKIDMRVHACLYFIRPTGHTLKPLDIEVMKRLSSRVNLIPVIAKADTLSPADLARYKTRVQNVIEAQGIKIYTPPIEEDDEHAAAHARSLMAAMPYAVIGSEKDVKTHDNRVVKGRQYAWGVAEVENEDHCDFKKLRSILIRTHMLDLIHTTEEQHYEAYRAQQMETRKFGEARPRKLDNPKFKEEEESLRKRFTEQVKVEEQRFRQWEQKLIAERDRLNKDLEATHAAIKSLEQEIEHLQGPSTRSHGRR is encoded by the exons ATGGCCCCTACTACGGAGACTGCCTCGCCCATTGGCATTGCCAAT CTGCCCAACCAACG GCACAAGATTGTTGCTAAGCGGGGTGCGGCGTTTACTATCATG GTTGCTGGAGAGTCAGGATTGGGAAAGACCACTTTCATCAACACTCTGTTTTCGACTACCATCAAGAACTACGCCGACCACAAGCGCCGTCACCAGAAGCAGATCGACCGTACCGTcgagatcgagatcaccaAGGCcgagctggaggagaagTTCTTCAAAG TTCGTCTGACCGTCATTGACACCCCGGGTTTTGGAGACTACGTCAACAACCGTGACTCCTGGCAACCCATCATCGAGTTCCTCGACGACCAGCATGAATCGTACATGTTGCAAGAGCAGCAGCCCCGTCGCACAGACAAGATCGATATGCGTGTGCACGCTTGCTTGTACTTCATCAGACCGACAGGCCACACCTTGAAGCCCCTCGACATTGAAGTGATGAAGCGGTTGAGCTCACGTGTCAACCTCATCCCCGTCATTGCCAAGGCCGATACTCTTAGCCCCGCGGACCTGGCACGCTACAAGACGAGG GTTCAAAATGTGATCGAAGCCCAGGGAATTAAGATCTACACCCCACCGatcgaggaagacgatgagcACGCCGCCGCCCACGCCCGTAGCTTGATGGCTGCCATGCCCTACGCCGTGATTGGATCCGAGAAAGATGTCAAGACCCACGACAACCGTGTCGTCAAGGGTCGTCAGTACGCTTGGGGTGTTGCTGAAGTCGAGAACGAGGACCACTGCGACTTCAAGAAACTGCGTTCGATTCTTATCCGCACCCACATGCTCGACCTCATCCACACCACCGAGGAACAACACTACGAGGCGTACCGTGCACAGCAGATGGAGACGAGGAAATTTGGCGAGGCCCGGCCCAGGAAGCTGGACAATCCCAAGTtcaaggaagaagaggaatccCTACGGAAGCGTTTCACGGAGCAGGTCAAGGTGGAGGAGCAACGGTTTCGCCAGTGGGAACAGAAGCTCATTGCCGAGAGAGACCGTCTCAACAAGGACTTGGAAGCTACACATGCTGC GATCAAATCACTCGAGCAAGAGATCGAGCATCTGCAGGGCCCGAGCACCCGAAGCCACGGACGTCGTTAA
- a CDS encoding WD40 repeat domain-containing protein (COG:S;~EggNog:ENOG410PJP1;~InterPro:IPR036322,IPR015943,IPR001680,IPR019775, IPR020472,IPR017986;~PFAM:PF00400;~go_function: GO:0005515 - protein binding [Evidence IEA]), with protein sequence MASSPQLQLHRRKLTKLPGPVNAITFSSSPGAYLLTGSSDRSIHLSRAVPSNTNTYPAESTSPIQRYDAHGYSVLDIAVTADNARFASVGGDRAVFLWDVEQGITTRRWSGHNARIEAVQFAGEGDAVVVSGSADTTINLWDARASSPKPLQTLPEATDTVSTIHAHMPSYSIVSGSYDGRVRIYDIRMGQTTVDVLGAPVTSVRCSGDGNAVLVSTLDGRVRVLDRGNGKLLKAFPGEKEKEGKGPVYRNEELRIRSVFAVNDGVVLCGSEAEKGGEDKGAWGGRFVQAGSQSQSQPRKQAQAYVFAWDVLSGEVIARVPAGEGVKAVSCVAWNEKRGQWAGGCSDGTVKVYG encoded by the exons ATGGCAAGCTCCCCGCAACTCCAGCTTCATCGACGAAAACTAACCAAGCTCCCAGGCCCCGTCAACGCCATCACGTTCTCCAGCTCCCCTGGAGCCTATCTGCTAACAGGCTCCTCCGATCGCTCAATCCACCTCTCGCGCGCAGTCCCCAGCAACACAAACACGTACCCGGCAGAATCAACCTCCCCAATCCAACGCTACGACGCCCACGGCTACTCCGTCCTCGACATCGCCGTAACCGCAGACAATGCGCGCTTCGCCAGCGTAGGCGGAGATCGCGCTGTCTTCCTCTGGGATGTAGAACAGGGGATCACAACGCGTCGCTGGAGCGGACATAATGCGCGCATCGAAGCGGTGCAGTTTGCGGGTGAGGGGGATGCAGTTGTTGTTTCTG GCAGCGCAGACACAACAATAAACCTCTGGGACGCCCGCGCCTCCTCCCCCAAACCCCTGCAGACCCTCCCTGAAGCCACCGATACAGTTTCAACAATACACGCGCACATGCCGTCATATTCGATAGTTAGCGGGAGCTACGACGGGCGCGTTCGTATCTACGATATCCGCATGGGGCAGACGACGGTCGATGTACTTGGTGCCCCCGTGACGAGCGTGCGGTGCTCGGGGGATGGCAATGCGGTGCTTGTTAGTACGTTGGATGGACGGGTGAGGGTATTGGATCGGGGAAATGGGAAGTTGCTCAAGGCTTTTCCgggggagaaagagaaggaggggaagggaCCGGTGTATCGGAACGAGGAGTTACGGATTCGGTCTGTTTTTGCTGTGAATGATGGGGTCGTGCTCTGTGGGAGTGAAGCCGAGAAGGGTGGAGAGGATAAAGGGGCTTGGGGTGGGCGGTTTGTCCAAGCAGGCAGTCAATCACAGTCGCAACCCAGAAAGCAAGCCCAGGCATATGTGTTTGCTTGGGATGTGTTGAGTGGAGAAGTTATTGCGCGTGTTCCTGCTGGGGAGGGCGTGAAGGCTGTTAGTTGTGTAGCGTGGAATGAGAAACGGGGCCAGTGGGCTGGGGGGTGTTCGGATG GGACTGTTAAGGTGTATGGTTGA
- a CDS encoding ACT domain-containing protein (COG:S;~EggNog:ENOG410PI4Y;~InterPro:IPR027795;~PFAM:PF13840): MAILRSLTTVVEVQEDRLALVHIPLDLYPFFLKPILQVFFHEVSPLDDDRETIVEINVDNGPSLEDNTGTATPEQPAFLNISITPVECSVMCPRKLADQYFAPLVEGFRAVSSESDSLSITRDDFIAMQVYGEGLEAGQRVLELTSPLAMAGISIFFVSTYFSDYIIVPYKSKTQVIEVLENRGFQFEISTESFANSHNHSQFDRCFSPMSSRSPSSMGSPPSTPPPSTLDELQTRTFTSLHKNHILPSVDRSLRLVQCAAHHRYTSDASSISILREALTTTLLVDNPRFLSLTLTAADPAASLLLEKRLLPRFFSTADSTSEPNDDETSLLLGSKEDILVPIMLDLRKLPLEATGIVCGVASRLAEATHSDNNDDSRALHQSTNASTSTTSIAALSSNSRSTIHSSSFDSYIKNVFSSSAGSTNCTPSSIGNGGPVRLPYTHANTSMPMHRLQPDFDNSVDTAVEISFLSTARAGTILVGEYELIRAVDALEAESREQKELEDGLIQGFED; the protein is encoded by the exons ATGGCAATTCTTCGTTCACTAACCACGGTCGTCGAGGTACAGGAAGACCGTCTGGCCTTGGTGCATATTCCTTTGGATCTGTATCCGTTCTTCCTGAAGCCTATTCTGCAGGTGTTTTTTCACGAGGTCAGTCCTTTGGATGATGATAGGGAGACTATTGTGGAAATCAACGTGGACAATGGGCCTTCTCTTGAGGACAATACGGGCACAGCGACGCCAGAGCAGCCTGCATTTTTGAATATCTCAATCACGCCAGTCGAGTGCTCTGTGATGTGTCCGCGGAAGTTGGCTGATCAGTACTTTGCCCCGCTGGTTGAGGGGTTTCGAGCTGTTTCGTCCGAGTCGGACAGTCTGTCTATCACGAGGGACGATTTTATTGCCATGCAGGTCTACGGTGAGGGCTTGGAGGCTGGTCAGCGGGTTCTTGAGCTGACGAGTCCGTTGGCTATGGCGGGAAT TTCTATCTTCTTCGTCTCAACCTACTTCTCCGACTACATCATCGTTCCCTACAAGTCCAAAACCCAAGTAATCGAAGTGCTCGAGAACCGCGGCTTTCAATTCGAAATCTCCACCGAGAGCTTCGCCAATAGTCACAACCATAGCCAGTTCGACCGCTGCTTCAGTCCGATGTCTTCGCGCTCCCCGAGCAGCATGGGCTCTCCCCCATCCACACCACCACCTTCGACACTAGACGAACTACAAACCCGCACCTTCACCTCCCTCCACAAGAACCACATCCTCCCCTCAGTCGACCGCTCCCTGCGTCTCGTCCAATGTGCCGCTCATCACCGGTACACAAGCGACGCCAGTTCTATCTCCATTCTCCGCGAAGCCCTCACCACAACCTTACTTGTGGACAACCCGCGATTCCTCTCTCTGACCCTAACAGCAGCCGATCCAGCCGcctccctcctcctcgaGAAGCGCCTCCTCCCACGCTTCTTCTCCACCGCAGACTCAACTTCTGAGCCAAACGACGACGAAACAAGCCTCCTCCTAGGCTCAAAGGAAGACATCCTCGTCCCCATCATGCTCGATCTCCGCAAACTGCCCCTCGAAGCAACTGGTATCGTCTGCGGCGTTGCCAGCCGTCTCGCAGAAGCAACTCACAGCGACAATAACGACGACAGCAGAGCCTTGCATCAATCCACAAACGCCTCCACATCGACAACCAGCATCGCTGCTCTATCTTCCAATTCCCGCTCCACAATTCATTCTTCATCCTTCGATAGTTACATCAAGAACGTTTTCTCCTCGAGCGCCGGAAGCACCAACTGCACCCCCAGTAGCATTGGCAACGGTGGACCCGTCCGCTTACCCTATACTCACGCAAACACATCTATGCCTATGCACAGGTTACAGCCAGATTTTGATAACTCGGTTGATACGGCCGTGGAGATTAGCTTCTTGAGTACGGCGAGGGCTGGGACGATTCTGGTCGGTGAGTATGAGTTGATTCGTGCTGTGGATGCGTTGGAGGCGGAGAGTCGGGAGCAgaaggagttggaggatgGGTTGATTCAGGGATTTGAGGATTGA
- the PRP45 gene encoding SKIP/SNW domain-containing protein (BUSCO:EOG09264DT4;~COG:A;~EggNog:ENOG410PGB0;~InterPro:IPR017862,IPR004015;~PFAM:PF02731;~go_component: GO:0005681 - spliceosomal complex [Evidence IEA];~go_process: GO:0000398 - mRNA splicing, via spliceosome [Evidence IEA]), giving the protein MTSIAEGLFKSLPKPKYTGEEEELPQHAQPRGPRVVGADQIDETQVVLRRTGPPPYGNRTGWRPRSAEDFGDGGAFPEILVAQYPLDMGRKGTASKSNALAVQVDAEGKVKYDAIARRGHSDDRVVHASFKDLIPLRQRVDMGEVSLDRPSEEEVNEQMEKTKNALANLVEGAVAAQKPKNVRGGKRAEPTFVRYTPANQMGDSSSGNGSGKNDRIMKIVERQQDPMEPPKFKHKKIPRGPPSPPPPVMHSPPRKLTAEDQEAWKIPPPVSNWKNPKGYTVPLDKRLAADGRGLQDVTINDKFAQFAEALFTADRHAREEVRLRAQMQQKLAEKEKAQKEEHLRSLAQKAREQRAGSNVGGTARREARSRSRSRSRSISRSPSAYSSRSATPGEDESAARERERMRRERRQDAERQLRQSRMGTERRIQHMAREQNRDISEKVALGLAKPTQSSEAMWDSRLFNQTSGLSAGFNEDNPYDKPLFAAQDAINSIYRPRAQVDVDDEESADTEMSKIQKSSRFEVLGKAKEGFRGATDEAREGPVQFEKDTADPFGIDSMIADVTGGAGQKRYGIQEANQEDRGSKRARVDDD; this is encoded by the exons ATGACATCAATAGCAGAGGGACTTTTCAAGTCTCTTCCGAAGCCAAAATACACCggtgaagaggaggagctgCCTCAGCACGCGCAGCCCCGTGGTCCGCGGGTGGTTGGCGCCGACCAGATTGATGAGACGCAAGTTGTGTTAAGG AGAACCGGCCCCCCTCCATACGGAAACCGAACAGGATGGCGCCCTCGCTCAGCCGAAGACTTCGGCGACGGTGGCGCGTTCCCCGAGATCCTAGTCGCCCAATACCCCCTCGACATGGGCCGTAAAGGCACGGCCTCAAAATCGAATGCTCTGGCGGTGCAAGTCGACGCGGAAGGAAAAGTGAAATACGATGCGATCGCTCGCCGCGGCCACAGTGACGACCGAGTCGTGCATGCGTCGTTCAAGGATCTGATCCCACTGCGCCAGCGGGTGGATATGGGCGAGGTTTCGCTGGACAGGCCATCGGAGGAAGAGGTGAATGAGCAGAtggagaagacgaagaatGCGCTGGCGAATCTGGTCGAGGGGGCTGTGGCGGCACAGAAGCCTAAGAATGTGAGAGGGGGTAAGAGGGCTGAGCCGACATTTGTGAGGTACACGCCGGCGAATCAGATGGGGGATTCGTCGTCGGGGAATGGAAGTGGGAAGAACGATCGCATCATGAAGATCGTGGAGAGACAGCAGGATCCGATGGAGCCGCCGAAATTCAAGCACAAGAAGATTCCTCGTGGACCGCCGTCGCCGCCCCCGCCTGTTATGCACTCGCCGCCTAGGAAGTTGACGGCGGAGGATCAGGAGGCATGGAAGATCCCGCCACCTGTATCGAATTGGAAGAATCCCAAGGGTTACACGGTCCCACTGGATAAGCGTCTGGCCGCGGACGGGCGTGGCCTACAGGATGTCACGATCAATGACAAATTTGCCCAGTTTGCCGAGGCGCTGTTTACGGCAGACCGACATGCTCGTGAGGAGGTCCGGCTACGTGCGCAGATGCAACAGAAGCTggcggagaaggagaaggcgcAGAAAGAAGAGCATCTGCGGTCGCTGGCCCAGAAGGCCCGAGAGCAGCGAGCGGGGTCTAATGTTGGCGGCACAGCTCGCCGTGAGGCACGATCTCGATCTCGCTCTCGATCCCGCAGCATCAGCCGTAGTCCGTCTGCTTATTCGTCACGGTCGGCCACGCCTGGCGAGGACGAATCAGCAGCTCGTGAGCGAGAGCGCATGCGTCGTGAACGCCGCCAGGATGCAGAGCGGCAGCTTCGGCAATCGCGCATGGGCACTGAGCGGCGGATCCAGCACATGGCGCGTGAACAGAACCGTGATATCTCGGAGAAGGTGGCGCTGGGGCTGGCGAAGCCCACTCAATCCTCGGAGGCGATGTGGGACTCCCGATTGTTTAATCAGACGAGCGGCCTGAGCGCAGGTTTCAATGAGGATAACCCATACGACAAGCCGTTGTTTGCGGCGCAGGACGCGATCAACAGCATCTACCGGCCACGGGCAcaggtggatgtggatgatgaggagtCTGCGGATACAGAGATGAGCAAGATTCAGAAGTCAAGCCGGTTTGAGGTGTTGGGCAAGGCAAAGGAGGGATTCCGGGGTGCTACAGATGAG GCACGTGAAGGTCCCGTGCAATTCGAAAAGGATACAGCCGATCCTTTTGGCATCGACAGCATGATCGCAGATGTGACAGGAGGCGCAGGACAGAAGCGCTATGGCATTCAGGAAGCCAACCAAGAAGACCGCGGATCGAAGCGGGCGCGAGTGGATGACGATTAA